In Xyrauchen texanus isolate HMW12.3.18 chromosome 45, RBS_HiC_50CHRs, whole genome shotgun sequence, a single window of DNA contains:
- the LOC127637744 gene encoding achaete-scute homolog 1a-like, whose protein sequence is MNITAKMEISVNQQQYMPPACFFANASQSIQLSPTDSQCSNKSASKQTKRQRSSSPELLRCKRRLNFTGFGYSLPQQQPHAVARRNERERNRVKLVNNGFATLREHVPNGAANKKMSKVETLRSAVEYIRALQQLLDEHDAVSAAFQSGVLSPTISQNYSNDMNSMAGSPVSSYSSDEGSYDPLSPEEQELLDFTNWF, encoded by the coding sequence ATGAACATCACTGCCAAGATGGAAATAAGCGTTAACCAGCAGCAGTACATGCCACCTGCCTGCTTTTTCGCCAACGCTTCCCAGAGCATCCAGCTCAGTCCAACCGATAGCCAGTGCAGCAATAAATCCGCGTCCAAGCAGACGAAGAGGCAGCGCTCATCCTCTCCAGAGCTGCTCCGCTGCAAGAGGAGGCTTAACTTCACGGGTTTCGGGTACAGCTTGCCCCAGCAGCAGCCGCACGCTGTGGCCCGGCGCAACGAGCGAGAACGTAACCGGGTGAAACTAGTGAACAACGGCTTTGCAACTCTGCGCGAACACGTTCCTAACGGCGCCGCGAACAAGAAGATGAGCAAAGTGGAGACGCTGCGCTCGGCCGTGGAGTACATTCGTGCGCTCCAGCAGCTCCTGGATGAGCATGATGCGGTGAGCGCGGCGTTCCAGTCTGGCGTCCTGTCACCCACCATCTCCCAGAACTACTCTAATGACATGAACTCTATGGCTGGTTCGCCAGTGTCCTCTTACTCGTCGGATGAGGGTTCCTACGACCCACTGAGTCCAGAAGAACAAGAGCTACTGGACTTCACCAACTGGTTTTGA